The genomic interval CTCAAGCATTTCAGCGATACCTATTTTCTTTCACCCGCAAAGGGCGTAAGTTGTCAAAACCGCTTGCCTGCTTTAGATTCCAAACATAATCACCTGTAAGATTAATATGCTCCCAACCCAACGGTGACAAATGTTGCAAATATTCTTCAGGAATATCCACACCCTGTTGTTTCAAATAATCAACAGCTTTTTCTAAGTACACCGTATTCCA from Planktothrix tepida PCC 9214 carries:
- a CDS encoding Tn3 family transposase, with the protein product WNTVYLEKAVDYLKQQGVDIPEEYLQHLSPLGWEHINLTGDYVWNLKQASGFDNLRPLRVKENRYR